In the Setaria italica strain Yugu1 chromosome VI, Setaria_italica_v2.0, whole genome shotgun sequence genome, one interval contains:
- the LOC101759792 gene encoding ATP-dependent DNA helicase PIF1 produces the protein MHHLKLVRNMRTQSDPWFVEYLLRIGGGTEEVNGDGDVCLLDNICVPYSEDSEKYLDRLIECIFPNLNANMTNKDYITSRAILSTRNDWVDNINIKMIGMFHEGEMVYRSFDSAIDDPHNYYPLEFLNTLTPNGLPPHLLKLKIGCPVILLRNIDLANGLCNGTRLGVRGFQRNSIDAEIVLGLHARKRVFLPRIPLCPSDDEMFPFQFKRKQFPIRLSFAMTVNKSQGQTIPNVGVYLPAPMFSHGQLYVAMSRATARTNIKILALLPNAEAEEE, from the coding sequence ATGCACCACCTTAAGCTCGTGCGCAACATGAGGACGCAGAGTGACCCATGGTTTGTGGAATATCTACTGCGCATTGGTGGTGGCACGGAGGAGGTTAACGGAGATGGTGATGTATGTCTTCTTGACAATATATGTGTCCCGTACTCTGAGGATTCTGAGAAATATCTTGACAGGTTGATTGAATGTATCTTTCCAAACCtcaatgcaaacatgacaaACAAGGACTACATCACCTCCAGAGCTATTCTATCCACACGCAATGATTGGGTGGACAATATTAATAtcaagatgatcggcatgttccaCGAAGGGGAGATGGTGTACCGTAGTTTCGACTCCGCGATTGATGATCCACATAACTACTATCCGTTGGAGTTCCTTAACACATTGACTCCCAACGGGCTTCCTCCACATTTGCTAAAGCTCAAGATCGGCTGCCCGGTCATATTGCTTAGGAATATCGACCTTGCGAATGGACTGTGCAATGGTACAAGGCTGGGGGTTCGAGGCTTCCAAAGAAATTCGATCGATGCTGAAATTGTGCTGGGACTGCATGCCAGAAAGAGGGTTTTCCTTCCTCGAATACCGTTGTGTCCCTCTGATGATGAGATGTTCCCATTCCAATTTAAGAGGAAGCAGTTCCCTATTAGGCTCAGCTTCGCCATGACGGTCAACAAGTCGCAGGGCCAAACTATACCAAATGTGGGTGTGTACCTCCCCGCCCCTATGTTCTCTCATGGTCAGTTGTATGTTGCTATGTCTAGAGCCACAGCTAGAACGAATATTAAGATCCTCGCCCTCCTGCCTAACgcagaggcagaggaggaatAG